A DNA window from Theobroma cacao cultivar B97-61/B2 chromosome 5, Criollo_cocoa_genome_V2, whole genome shotgun sequence contains the following coding sequences:
- the LOC108661850 gene encoding histidine--tRNA ligase, chloroplastic/mitochondrial-like: MVDLLLNIFYLCSFGLLGVLLWMCLWLFWRCGDCGSKLLKEKGLLPELSLEVDNIVCALDYDLQGVAATVATKLRGKGQSVDLVLESKPLKWVFKRAARANAERLILVGNTEWQKGMVGVKILSSGEQYEIKLDELE, encoded by the exons ATGGTTGATTTGcttttaaatatcttttatttatgCTCTTTTGGCCTTTTGGGTGTGCTTCTGTGGATGTGCTTGTGGCTATTTTGGCGATGTGGGGATTGTGGTTCAAAGTTGCTCAAGGAAAAGGGGCTTCTACCAGAACTCAGCCTTGAAGTAGACAACATTGTGTGTGCTCTGGATTATGATCTTCAAGGAGTAGCTGCTACAGTTGCTACTAAACTCAGGGGAAAAGGCCAAAGTGTTGACTTGGTCTTGGAGAGCAAACCGCTTAAATG GGTGTTCAAACGAGCTGCACGGGCAAATGCAGAAAGACTAATATTGGTAGGAAATACTGAGTGGCAAAAGGGTATGGTTGGTGTAAAAATCCTTTCTTCTGGTGAACAATATGAGATTAAGCTGGATGAACTAGAGTGA